One stretch of Streptomyces hygroscopicus DNA includes these proteins:
- a CDS encoding succinyl-CoA synthetase alpha chain, with protein MLDSGVKVAAGVTPGKGGSEVHGVPVFDTVAAAVAATGAQVAMSYAPSQAAADAVAEAAQAGLELIVVSSENIPRHRWLRALDVARAHNCRVIGPNSQGVVVPGVGRIGCPGGNEPWQRFAAGSVGIVSRSGGMASELAMLVRTWGWGTSVQMSIGGMPTAGTTLTEGVELVAGDPLTRAVLVFGEPSSSQEVVLARAVADGRIELPIIAMVAGRAGDSLPTALPFGHAPRDADGATVQEKCAALADVGVLVARSTHDIRAHLAEALPAAAFR; from the coding sequence ATGCTCGATTCCGGTGTCAAGGTGGCAGCCGGTGTCACCCCCGGCAAGGGCGGCTCCGAGGTGCACGGGGTGCCGGTCTTCGACACCGTCGCCGCGGCCGTCGCGGCGACGGGCGCACAGGTGGCGATGAGCTACGCGCCGTCGCAGGCCGCGGCCGATGCGGTTGCGGAGGCGGCGCAGGCGGGTCTCGAGCTGATCGTGGTCAGCTCGGAGAACATTCCGCGGCATCGTTGGCTTCGGGCGCTCGATGTCGCGCGAGCGCACAACTGCCGCGTGATCGGACCGAACTCCCAGGGCGTCGTCGTCCCGGGTGTGGGCAGGATCGGTTGTCCCGGCGGTAACGAACCGTGGCAGCGGTTCGCGGCCGGGTCGGTGGGCATCGTCTCGCGGAGCGGCGGCATGGCCTCCGAACTGGCGATGCTGGTGCGGACGTGGGGATGGGGTACCAGTGTGCAGATGTCGATCGGCGGCATGCCGACGGCCGGCACCACCCTCACCGAAGGCGTCGAACTGGTCGCCGGGGACCCCCTGACCCGGGCCGTGCTGGTCTTCGGCGAACCGTCCAGTAGCCAGGAGGTCGTCTTGGCCCGCGCGGTGGCGGACGGACGAATCGAGTTGCCGATCATCGCGATGGTGGCCGGGCGTGCCGGCGATTCCTTGCCGACGGCACTGCCGTTCGGACACGCGCCGCGTGATGCCGATGGTGCGACCGTGCAGGAAAAGTGTGCGGCGCTCGCCGACGTGGGCGTCCTCGTGGCCCGCTCGACGCATGACATACGCGCGCACCTCGCGGAAGCGCTCCCGGCCGCGGCGTTTCGCTGA